A genomic segment from Gracilimonas sediminicola encodes:
- the aat gene encoding leucyl/phenylalanyl-tRNA--protein transferase: MKIIPPESLLEAYSQGIFPMAEHKKAEDVNWYTARKRGIIPIGEFHTSDNLARIIRQGRFEVRVNQNFREVVKQCANRETSWINDLIINSYDVLNQYGNACSVEAYRDGELVGGLYGVKLKAAFFGESMFKKEKWADKFALYHCHEILKKNGFLLWDTQFYTDHLAQFGCIEIEAAEYEEILDRALNKECNFVL; encoded by the coding sequence ATGAAAATCATCCCGCCGGAAAGTTTGCTGGAAGCCTACAGCCAGGGAATATTTCCCATGGCTGAGCATAAAAAGGCCGAAGATGTAAACTGGTACACGGCCCGAAAGCGGGGGATAATACCTATAGGAGAGTTTCACACCTCGGATAACTTAGCCCGTATTATTAGGCAGGGGAGGTTTGAGGTTCGGGTAAATCAAAACTTCCGGGAAGTAGTAAAGCAATGTGCCAATCGGGAAACTTCCTGGATTAACGATCTGATCATCAATTCCTATGATGTGCTGAACCAATACGGCAACGCCTGCAGCGTGGAGGCTTATCGGGATGGCGAACTGGTGGGAGGGTTGTACGGGGTAAAGTTAAAAGCCGCTTTCTTTGGAGAAAGTATGTTTAAAAAAGAAAAGTGGGCAGACAAATTCGCACTGTATCATTGCCATGAAATATTAAAAAAGAACGGCTTTCTGCTTTGGGATACTCAGTTCTACACCGATCACCTGGCTCAGTTTGGCTGTATCGAAATTGAAGCCGCAGAATATGAAGAAATACTGGATAGAGCTCTGAACAAAGAGTGTAATTTCGTTTTGTAA